The DNA sequence TATTTAGTTCCCTCATTTTAGTAAATCAGTAttgatttgacatttttttaattgataatagatttttttgtagcaatgtaaaagtctttgtCACTTTTGTTCAAATTATCATCTATGAATATATAGATATTTCAATGGCAGTTTTtctttataatgtatttctttatagAAATAATCACCTGTAAGAGCTTGACTAGAATATGTGGTGTTGGTTTCATCTGCAGCACACAGATATGCCAGAGGAGATGCGCGTGGAGACTATGGAGCTTTGCGTCACAGCCTGTGAGAAATTTGCCTCCAACAATGAGGTCAGTCAGCtttgagtgtgagtgtgtgctttTGTTATGAAGCGCAGGCTTTTAGATAAATGTACTCCCCAGGTCACACAGGTGGGGTTGGGCTCTGTGTTTCCGTCTAGTACTGAGTCAGGACGCTTCGCATGCGCACAGTCTGGCCATCTGGAGTGCTCCAGTAGCCTACATGCTTTcatctcgctctctttctcgcTGGTTCACTCTATTTTCAGAGTGCTGCCAAGATGATCAAGGAGTCCATGGATAAGAAGTTTGGCAGTTCGTGGCATGTGGTGATCGGTGAGGGGTTTGGGTTCGAGGTGAGCCATGAAGTCAGGAACCTGCTCTACATGTTCTTTGGGGGAAGTCTGGCCGTGTGCGTTTGGAAATGCTCCTGATGTCGCTTCCTGCCCACACAATCGCCACTGTGAGATATTTATACTCACGGATCTGTCCTAACTATGCAGCCCTATTTGACttgagacgtgtgtgtgtgtgtgtgtgtgtgtgtgtgtgtgtgtgtgaaattggagggggaaaaaaggatACAGATTCTTGTGCACTTCTCCAGATCACTGTTTTCCTGTCTTACGTTTTAAAGGCTTCAATTTTAAGCcataaaaacagattttaaggAGTTTGATTAactttgtaaaacatttttattgaacaTATGGAGTTTATTGCAACTG is a window from the Onychostoma macrolepis isolate SWU-2019 chromosome 03, ASM1243209v1, whole genome shotgun sequence genome containing:
- the dnal4a gene encoding dynein, axonemal, light chain 4a, which codes for MAETGDGKKEDADYKRLQSFPLIRHTDMPEEMRVETMELCVTACEKFASNNESAAKMIKESMDKKFGSSWHVVIGEGFGFEVSHEVRNLLYMFFGGSLAVCVWKCS